The following coding sequences are from one Triticum dicoccoides isolate Atlit2015 ecotype Zavitan chromosome 4A, WEW_v2.0, whole genome shotgun sequence window:
- the LOC119284867 gene encoding alpha-L-fucosidase 2-like, producing MDGDDCDAGGEWIWVRRPQEAEAAAAAAGWPAEEARPLKVVFGSPARYFTDAAPIGNGRLGALVWGGVTSEKLQLNHDTLWTGGPGNYTNPKAPTVLSEVRSLVDKGLYPEATAVAYGLSGDETQSYQPLGDIDLAFGEHIKYTNYKRYLDLESATVNVTYSVGEVVYSREHFSSNPNQVIATKISANKPGAVSCTVSLATPLDHRIRVTDANEIIMEGSCPGERPAGDDNASDHPPGMKFCAILYLLTSGANGQVQVLNDKMLKLDGADSAVLLLAAATSFEGPFVKPSESTLDPVTSAFTTLNMARSMSYAQLKAYHMDDYQSLFQRVSLQLSRGSNDVLGGSTLAHLPENISQDTAVSDCTVQMVDSSRLNELNNSEKPTVDRIISFRHDEDPSLVELLFQFGRYLLISCSRPGTQVSNLQGIWNNETKAPWGTAPHPNINLQMNYWPSLPCNLSECQDPLFDFIGSLSVNGAKTAKVNYGANGWVSHQVTDLWAKTSPGAGDPSWALWPMGGPWLATHLWEHYSFTMDREFLERTAYPLLEGSASFLLSWLIEGQEGYLETNPSTSPEHYFIAADGKKASVSYSTTMDMSIIREVFSAVLLSADILGKSSTDVVQRIKAALPRLPPIKIGRDGTIMEWAQDFKDPEPQHRHVSHLFGLYPGHTMTLEQTPDLCKAVANTLYKRGDKGPGWSTSWKMALWAHLHNSKHAYKMILQLITLIDPKHEHEKEGGLYSNLFAAHPPFQIDANFGFPAALCEMLVQSTGSDLYLLPALPRDKWPHGSVKGLRARGGLTVNICWKEGTLHEALVWSGSSGNSLARIHYGDRSAVISASPGQVYRFNSELKCLKTWLL from the exons ATGGACGGCGACGACTGCGACGCCGGCGGCGAGTGGATCTGGGTGCGTCGACCGCAGGAAGCGGAagctgcggctgcggcggcggggtggcCGGCGGAGGAGGCGCGGCCTCTGAAGGTGGTGTTTGGGTCCCCAGCCAGGTACTTCACCGACGCGGCGCCGATCGGGAACGGCCGTCTCGGCGCCTTGGTCTGGGGCGGCGTCACCTCCGAGAAGCTCCAGCTCAACC ATGATACATTATGGACGGGCGGACCTGGTAATTATACAAACCCCAAAGCACCTACTGTTCTTTCTGAAGTAAGGAGCCTTGTTGATAAGGGACTGTATCCTGAAGCTACAGCTGTTGCTTATGGCCTGTCTGGTGATGAGACGCAG AGTTACCAGCCTCTCGGTGATATTGATCTTGCCTTTGGTGAGCATATCAAGTATACAAATTATAAAAGATACCTTGATTTGGAATCTGCAACAGTCAATGTCACATACAGTGTTGGGGAAGTAGTGTACTCAAGGGAACACTTCTCCTCAAATCCAAATCAAGTAATTGCGACTAAAATCTCTGCAAACAAACCAGGAGCTGTCTCCTGTACAGTATCTTTAGCAACACCACTAGATCACCGGATTCGTGTAACAGATGCAAATGAAATAATCATGGAGGGTAGCTGCCCAGGAGAAAGGCCTGCGGGAGATGACAATGCATCTGATCATCCTCCGGGAATGAAATTTTGTGCTATTCTCTACCTGCTGACGAGTGGTGCCAATGGCCAAGTGCAAGTATTAAATGATAAGATGCTGAAACTTGATGGTGCCGACTCAGCGGTTTTGCTCCTTGCAGCTGCAACCTCATTTGAAGGGCCATTTGTCAAGCCTTCTGAATCGACACTTGATCCAGTGACATCAGCATTCACAACATTAAATATGGCCAGGAGCATGTCATATGCACAGCTAAAAGCTTATCACATGGATGATTACCAGAGTCTTTTCCAGCGTGTGTCCTTGCAACTTTCACGAGGCTCTAATGATGTACTTGGAGGTAGCACTTTGGCTCACTTACCTGAGAATATCTCTCAGGATACTGCAGTATCTGATTGCACTGTGCAGATGGTTGACAGTTCAAGGTTAAACGAGCTTAATAATTCAGAGAAGCCTACCGTAGACAGAATTATAAGTTTTAGACATGATGAAGATCCTTCTCTGGTAGAACTTCTGTTTCAGTTTGGGCGCTATCTACTCATTTCTTGTTCGAGGCCTGGAACTCAGGTTTCCAATCTGCAAGGAATATGGAACAACGAGACTAAGGCACCATGGGG TACAGCTCCCCATCCAAATATAAATCTACAAATGAATTACTGGCCATCACTTCCTTGCAACCTTAGTGAATGCCAAGACCCACTATTCGACTTCATTGGATCCCTTTCGGTCAATGGGGCTAAGACGGCAAAA GTGAATTACGGAGCTAATGGCTGGGTTAGTCACCAAGTCACAGACTTGTGGGCAAAAACATCACCGGGTGCTGGTGATCCTTCATGGGCTCTATGGCCAATGGGTGGGCCATGGCTTGCTACACACCTGTGGGAACACTACAGTTTTACAATGGACAGA GAATTTTTGGAGAGAACAGCGTATCCACTTTTGGAAGGATCTGCCTCCTTTCTGTTGTCCTGGTTGATTGAAGGCCAAGAAGGCTATCTGGAGACCAATCCTTCTACTTCCCCAGAGCATTATTTTATTGCTGCCGATGGCAAGAAAGCATCTGTGAGCTATTCAACAACCATGGACATGTCAATTATTAGAGAAGTATTCTCAGCTGTTCTTCTGTCTGCTGAT ATTTTAGGAAAATCCAGCACTGATGTGGTTCAGAGGATAAAAGCGGCACTTCCAAGGCTCCCACCGATAAAAATTGGTAGAGATGGTACAATCATGGAATGG GCACAAGATTTTAAGGATCCCGAGCCTCAGCACAGGCATGTATCTCATCTGTTTGGTCTTTATCCTGGACATACCATGACACTTGAGCAAACACCTGACCTCTGCAAAGCTGTTGCCAATACTCTTTATAAAAGAG GTGATAAAGGCCCTGGATGGTCTACTTCATGGAAGATGGCCCTGTGGGCTCATCTTCACAACAGTAAGCATGCATACAAAATGATTCTGCAGCTAATCACTTTGATAGATCCAAAGCACGAGCATGAAAAGGAAGGAGGTCTATACAGCAATTTGTTCGCAGCGCATCCACCATTCCAGATTGATGCAAATTTTGG ATTCCCAGCTGCATTGTGCGAAATGCTTGTGCAGAGCACCGGGAGTGATCTGTACCTGCTCCCTGCTCTGCCCCGCGACAAGTGGCCCCATGGCAGCGTTAAAGGTTTGAGGGCCCGAGGCGGGTTGACGGTTAACATCTGCTGGAAAGAAGGTACCCTCCATGAAGCTCTTGTATGGTCTGGCAGCAGTGGGAACTCGCTTGCGAGGATCCACTACGGTGATCGCTCTGCCGTGATCAGTGCCTCCCCAGGCCAAGTTTACAGGTTCAACTCGGAGTTGAAGTGCTTGAAGACTTGGCTACTGTGA
- the LOC119284869 gene encoding ABC transporter C family member 3-like → MPIAAAMAGQKQPALPLVLRPLLLHGVGAGAHLLLALAVAARLLFASGRRGKDTAAPAPGRGSGIRFRWGQVAVRATWALAASELFLAAYSVVSWYLDNSGGGGAEVTDAAARAVAWLLLAAYLQLEYRGRGEERFPAPLRLWWALFLLLSVLAVAVHAATSLCYGLPVPALPWARDAVEVIAAVALLVAGFSAKRAATTTGGSASEEPLLNGASDDDTVDASLFTSAGFLSVLTFSWMSPLFAVGHRKTLGLDDVPDLDHGDSVAGLLPSFKTNLEALAGDGSGSGPKFTAFKLTRALVRTVWWHIAVTALYALIYNLATYVGPYLIDSLVQYLNGDERYAGKGKLLVVTFIVAKVFECLSQRHWFFRLQQAGIRTRSALVSVVYQKGLSLSSSSRQSCTSGEMINIISVDADRVGLFSWYMHDPWLVPLQVGLALFILYSTLGVASLAALGATIAVMLANVPPMKMQEKFQQKLMDCKDVRMKVTSEILRNMRILKLQGWEMKFLSKINDLRTTETSWLKKYLYTWTAATFVFWGAPTFVAVATFGACMLLGIPLESGKVLSALATFRVLQEPIYNLPDTISMMIQTKVSLDRIASFLCLEEFPTDAVERLPSGSSNVAIEVSNGCFSWDGSPELPTLKDLNFQARQGMHVAVCGTVGSGKSSLLSCILGEVPKLSGEVKTCGTMAYVSQTAWIQSGKIQDNILFGKEMDSEKYDSVLEWCSLKKDLEILPFGDKTVIGERGINLSGGQKQRIQIARALYQDADIYLFDDPFSAVDAHTGSHLFKECLLGALASKTVVYVTHQIEFLPAADLILVMKGGRIAQAGKYNDILGSGEELMELVGAHQHALTALDVIDVANGGSEKLSSSLSRSLSSAEEKDKQNGKEDGDKVQSGQLVQEEEREKGRVGFWVYWKYLTLAYGGALVPFVLIAQLLFQVLQIASNYWMAWASPVSEDAEPPVSTSTLIYVFVALAVASSLCILVRALFVVTAAYKTATLLFNKMHMAIFRAPMSFFDSTPSGRILNRASTDQSEVDTYIANQMGYVAFSIIQLAGIIVVMSQVAWQVFVVFVPVIIIFLCYQRYYIETARELQRLVGVCKAPIIQHFSESISGSTTIRSFGKENQFVLTNSHLIDADSRPKFYNAAAMEWLCFRLDTLSSFTFAFALIFLISLPTGIIDPGIAGLAVTYGLNLNMLQAWVVRSMCNLENKIVSVERILQYISIPEEPPLSTSGDKLPHNWPSEGEIQLRNLHVRYAPQLAFVLKGLSVTFPGGMKTGIVGRTGSGKSTLIQVLFRIVEPTVGQILVDGVDICTIGLHDLRSRLSIIPQDPTMFEGTVRSNLDPLNEYNDDQIWEALDNCQLGDEVRKKELKLDSPVIENGENWSVGQRQLVCLGRVILKRTKILVLDEATASVDTATDNMIQRTLRENFSEATVITIAHRITSVLDSDMVLLLDDGVAVERDTPAKLLEDKSSLFSKLVAEYTMRATHT, encoded by the exons ATGCCCATCGCGGCAGCGATGGCGGGCCAGAAGCAGCCCGCCCTCCCCTTGGTCCTGCGGCCGCTGCTCCTCCACGGCGTCGGCGCCGGGgcccacctcctgctcgcgctcgccGTCGCGGCCCGGCTcctcttcgcctccggccgccgcggcaaggacacGGCCGCCCCGGCCCCGGGGAGAGGCAGTGGCATCCGGTTCCGGTGGGGCCAGGTCGCGGTGCGCGCCACGTGGGCGCTGGCGGCGTCCGAGCTCTTCCTCGCCGCCTACTCGGTCGTCTCGTGGTACCTCgacaacagcggcggcggcggggccgaggTCACGGACGCCGCGGCGCGCGCGGTGGCGTGGCTGCTGCTCGCGGCGTACCTGCAGCTCGAGTaccgcggccgcggggaggagcgGTTCCCCGCGCCGCTCAGGCTCTGGTGGGCGCTCTTCCTTCTCCTCTCTgtcctcgccgtcgccgtccaCGCCGCGACCAGCCTCTGCTACGGGCTTCCCGTGCCCGCGCTTCCGTGGGCGCGCGACGCCGTTGAGGTCATCGCGGCCGTGGCGCTACTCGTCGCCGGGTTCTCGGCCAagagggcggcgacgacgacgggcggctctGCTTCCGAGGAGCCTCTGCTCAACGGCGCGAGCGACGACGACACCGTCGATGCTTCCCTCTTCACGAGCGCCGGCTTCCTCAGCGTCCTCACCTTCTCCTGGATGAGCCCCCTGTTCGCAGTCGGCCACAGGAAGACCCTCGGCCTCGACGACGTCCCGGACCTCGATCACGGCGACAGCGTGGCGGGCCTGCTCCCCTCGTTCAAGACGAACCTGGAGGCGCTCGCCGGCGACGGCTCTG gctCTGGCCCGAAGTTCACCGCGTTCAAGCTCACCAGGGCCCTTGTGCGCACCGTGTGGTGGCACATCGCGGTGACCGCGCTCTACGCGCTCATCTACAACTTGGCCACCTACGTTGGCCCATACCTCATAGACTCCCTGGTGCAGTACCTCAACGGCGACGAGAGGTACGCCGGCAAGGGGAAGCTCCTTGTTGTCACATTCATCGTAGCCAAGGTGTTTGAGTGTTTGTCACAACGGCACTGGTTCTTCCGGCTACAGCAAGCCGGGATACGTACTCGGTCCGCGCTCGTCTCCGTCGTGTACCAGAAAGGGCTCTCTCTGTCCAGCAGCTCGAGACAGAGCTGCACGAGCGGGGAGATGATCAACATCATCAGCGTGGATGCCGACCGAGTCGGGCTCTTCTCATGGTACATGCACGATCCCTGGCTGGTACCTCTCCAAGTAGGCCTGGCATTGTTCATCTTGTACTCCACCCTCGGGGTAGCCTCGCTTGCAGCGCTCGGTGCCACCATCGCGGTCATGCTTGCAAATGTGCCTCCGATGAAAATGCAGGAGAAGTTCCAGCAGAAGCTGATGGACTGCAAGGATGTGCGGATGAAGGTGACATCTGAGATCCTGCGTAACATGAGGATTCTCAAACTGCAGGGGTGGGAGATGAAGTTCTTGTCCAAGATCAATGACCTCAGGACGACAGAGACAAGCTGGCTCAAGAAGTACCTTTACACATGGACCGCGGCCACCTTCGTGTTCTGGGGTGCCCCGACCTTCGTCGCTGTGGCAACCTTTGGAGCTTGCATGCTCTTAGGGATACCATTGGAGTCAGGGAAGGTGCTGTCTGCATTGGCCACGTTCCGGGTGCTTCAAGAACCAATATACAACCTTCCTGACACAATCTCGATGATGATCCAGACCAAGGTGTCTCTTGACAGGATAGCATCTTTCCTATGCCTTGAGGAGTTTCCGACGGATGCTGTGGAGAGGCTACCAAGTGGTAGCTCCAATGTTGCAATTGAGGTCAGCAATGGGTGCTTCTCCTGGGACGGCTCGCCTGAGCTGCCAACGCTGAAGGACCTGAATTTTCAAGCTCGGCAAGGCATGCATGTTGCAGTCTGTGGGACGGTCGGCTCTGGGAAATCAAGCTTGCTCTCTTGCATTCTTGGTGAGGTGCCAAAGCTATCAGGGGAGGTCAAGACTTGCGGGACAATGGCGTATGTCAGCCAGACGGCATGGATACAGAGTGGCAAAATTCAGGACAACATACTGTTCGGCAAGGAGATGGACAGTGAGAAGTATGACAGTGTCCTTGAGTGGTGTTCTCTGAAGAAAGATTTGGAGATCTTGCCATTCGGCGACAAGACAGTCATTGGAGAGCGAGGCATTAATCTTAGTGGCGGGCAGAAGCAAAGGATTCAGATAGCCCGAGCTTTGTATCAGGATGCCGACATCTATTTGTTCGATGATCCGTTCAGCGCAGTCGATGCTCATACAGGATCCCACCTTTTTAAG GAATGCTTGCTTGGGGCTTTGGCTTCAAAAACAGTGGTTTATGTCACTCACCAGATTGAGTTCCTGCCTGCAGCTGATCTTATTCTG GTAATGAAAGGCGGGAGAATAGCACAAGCAGGCAAATACAACGATATACTTGGTTCAGGGGAGGAGCTAATGGAACTGGTTGGTGCTCACCAGCATGCTCTCACAGCATTGGATGTGATTGATGTTGCTAATGGAGGCAGTGAGAAATTATCTTCAAGCCTATCCAGGTCATTGTCATCAGCTGAAGAGAAAGATAAACAAAATGGCAAAGAAGACGGTGACAAGGTTCAAAGTGGGCAGCTGGTGcaggaagaagaaagggaaaaaGGCAGGGTGGGGTTCTGGGTATACTGGAAGTACCTCACATTGGCTTACGGCGGAGCTCTGGTACCATTCGTGTTGATAGCACAGCTACTTTTCCAAGTACTTCAGATTGCTAGCAATTACTGGATGGCTTGGGCTTCTCCTGTATCAGAAGACGCCGAGCCTCCGGTGAGCACGTCGACACTGATCTACGTTTTTGTGGCATTGGCTGTTGCAAGTTCCCTGTGCATCCTCGTAAGGGCATTGTTTGTTGTCACAGCTGCATACAAAACAGCAACTCTGTtgttcaacaagatgcacatggccATATTCAGAGCTCCTATGTCTTTCTTCGATTCCACTCCAAGTGGGCGCATCTTGAATAGA GCTTCAACTGATCAAAGTGAAGTGGATACATACATTGCTAACCAGATGGGTTATGTTGCGTTTTCCATCATACAACTAGCTGGAATTATTGTGGTGATGTCTCAGGTAGCATGGCAGGTGTTCGTTGTTTTCGTTCCTGTAATCATTATCTTCTTGTGCTACCAG CGCTATTACATTGAGACTGCCAGAGAGCTGCAAAGGCTGGTAGGGGTTTGCAAAGCTCCTATCATACAACATTTTTCAGAATCAATTAGTGGATCAACAACCATCAGAAGTTTTGGCAAAGAAAATCAGTTTGTATTAACTAATAGCCATCTAATAGATGCCGACTCTCGACCGAAATTCTACAATGCTGCAGCAATGGAGTGGCTTTGTTTCCGCTTGGATACGCTGTCGTCCTTTACATTTGCATTCGCTTTGATATTTCTGATCAGTCTACCAACTGGTATCATTGACCCAG GTATTGCTGGTCTCGCGGTCACCTATGGGCTTAACTTGAACATGTTGCAAGCATGGGTTGTCCGGAGCATGTGCAATTTGGAGAACAAGATCGTATCAGTAGAAAGAATTCTGCAATACATAAGCATTCCTGAAGAGCCTCCACTTTCAACGTCAGGAGATAAGTTGCCCCATAACTGGCCATCAGAGGGAGAAATTCAGCTTCGTAATCTCCAT GTGAGGTATGCCCCACAACTAGCATTTGTTCTGAAGGGCCTTTCAGTCACTTTCCCTGGAGGCATGAAGACCGGTATTGTTGGAAGAACGGGCAGTGGTAAATCAACACTCATACAGGTCCTATTCCGTATTGTCGAGCCTACTGTGGGTCAGATACTGGTAGATGGTGTTGACATCTGCACCATCGGGCTGCATGATCTGAGATCTAGACTTAGCATCATTCCGCAAGATCCAACGATGTTTGAGGGAACTGTGAGGAGCAACCTTGACCCTCTTAACGAATACAACGACGATCAGATCTGGGAG GCCTTGGATAACTGTCAGCTGGGAGACGAGGTCAGGAAGAAGGAGCTGAAGCTCGACTCACCAG TGATAGAGAATGGAGAGAACTGGAGCGTGGGGCAGCGCCAGCTTGTGTGTCTTGGCAGGGTGATTCTGAAACGAACCAAGATACTGGTTCTGGACGAAGCCACTGCTTCAGTGGATACCGCGACAGACAACATGATTCAGAGAACGCTGCGTGAGAATTTCTCGGAGGCGACGGTCATCACGATCGCGCATCGGATCACCTCGGTCCTTGACAGCGACATGGTCTTGCTCCTCGACGACG GTGTGGCCGTGGAGCGTGACACGCCGGCCAAGCTGCTGGAGGACAAGTCGTCTCTGTTCTCGAAGCTTGTAGCAGAGTACACGATGAGAGCGACGCACACGTAG